The Candidatus Nitrosocosmicus franklandus genome contains a region encoding:
- a CDS encoding TCP-1/cpn60 chaperonin family protein produces MSSQNFGVWKPIAENVEFNALESNSNAVMAVADTVRTTLGPKGLDKLLIDQSMNRHVSNDGVTILLSLRAIHPVARMIVEIAERQEQKVGDGTTTAVILAAEMIKEGKRLIRELAVHPTKVVEGIDSGIKHSCDLLVKSAKKIKLSDPELDQIVKTSLSSKLDGRVLYKIVVDALRTVGKDAIYNGQYDFDKAIKVIRRVDVEDKIFNGIVLERKRIDPELPNKVDNSRILILKLDLKPVKESWIKENSKYQDILTMEKDRLEKSKRIVDAIVATGANTLFIASPEVDQIIEDLFVSKGLFAVHISNEEIEYLSRYTGAKPVRTLDDLKNNDIIGVSEKIYEDEDNGIIYLENGNGKKIITILISGSTKETSLERWRSTIDGVNAAEAALNYGVVPGGGAAELHIIEKIKQLKLNGLEQVGLEVVTSALESIMRQILTNAGFNGLEKVMNAKASPDGYGVDIDSGEIVDMVSKGVLDPVLVKTMALEASGEMAKSVLRIDKNLAADDLNPQALSDSKR; encoded by the coding sequence ATGTCTTCACAAAATTTTGGAGTTTGGAAGCCAATTGCTGAAAACGTGGAATTTAATGCTTTGGAATCTAATTCTAATGCCGTAATGGCTGTAGCAGATACTGTTAGAACTACATTGGGACCAAAGGGTCTTGATAAGCTTTTGATAGATCAATCAATGAATAGACACGTATCTAATGATGGTGTTACCATATTATTATCGCTAAGAGCCATCCATCCAGTGGCTAGAATGATCGTAGAAATTGCAGAAAGACAAGAACAAAAAGTTGGAGATGGAACTACAACAGCAGTTATTCTTGCCGCTGAAATGATAAAAGAAGGCAAGAGGCTTATTCGTGAACTTGCAGTTCATCCTACCAAGGTTGTTGAAGGGATAGATAGCGGTATAAAGCATTCCTGCGACTTGTTGGTGAAAAGCGCTAAAAAAATAAAACTTAGCGATCCTGAGCTTGATCAGATTGTTAAAACAAGTCTATCTTCCAAACTAGATGGTCGCGTCCTATACAAAATTGTGGTTGATGCTCTGCGTACCGTAGGAAAGGATGCGATTTACAATGGTCAGTATGATTTTGATAAAGCAATCAAAGTGATAAGAAGAGTTGATGTTGAAGACAAGATTTTTAATGGAATTGTATTGGAAAGAAAAAGAATTGATCCTGAGCTACCAAATAAAGTAGATAATTCAAGGATTCTTATTTTGAAATTAGATCTAAAACCTGTAAAGGAATCTTGGATCAAAGAAAATAGCAAATATCAAGATATTCTTACTATGGAAAAGGATCGACTCGAAAAATCTAAGAGAATTGTTGATGCAATAGTAGCAACCGGTGCAAATACTCTCTTTATAGCTTCGCCTGAAGTCGATCAAATAATTGAAGATTTATTTGTATCAAAGGGATTGTTTGCAGTACATATATCGAATGAGGAAATTGAGTATTTATCAAGATACACAGGTGCAAAACCCGTACGAACTTTAGACGATCTGAAAAATAATGATATTATTGGCGTATCTGAAAAAATATACGAAGATGAGGACAATGGAATTATCTATTTAGAAAATGGCAACGGAAAAAAGATTATAACAATCTTGATTTCAGGATCTACAAAGGAAACATCTTTGGAGAGGTGGAGATCCACAATCGATGGAGTAAATGCTGCAGAAGCAGCCCTAAATTATGGAGTAGTTCCAGGCGGAGGTGCTGCAGAATTACATATCATTGAAAAAATCAAACAACTAAAGCTCAATGGGTTGGAGCAAGTAGGACTTGAAGTAGTAACCTCTGCGTTAGAAAGTATTATGAGACAAATATTAACAAACGCTGGATTCAATGGTTTGGAAAAGGTAATGAATGCTAAAGCATCACCTGATGGATACGGGGTAGATATAGATAGTGGAGAAATAGTAGATATGGTATCAAAAGGTGTACTTGACCCTGTTTTGGTAAAAACCATGGCATTGGAAGCTTCTGGGGAGATGGCAAAATCTGTACTCAGAATAGATAAGAATTTAGCTGCAGATGATCTCAACCCTCAAGCTTTATCGGATTCAAAAAGGTGA
- the ureC gene encoding urease subunit alpha → MVLKLTKKQYTDLYGPTKGDKIRLGDTDLMIEVEKDLISHGDECVFGGGKTIRDGLAQTPGVTNAAGALDFVITNAVVLDPVLGIVKGDIGIKDGKIAGIGKAGNPLTMDDVDRNLVISACTEATAGEHTICTPGHFDTHIHMISPQQYLDAISNGICNMIGGGTGPADGTNATTCTPGVFNISRMLEAVEDTPMNWGFLGKGNDSHPSLATQMEQIEAGACGLKDHEDWGTTPAVLDASLRAADLTDTQVAIHTDSINECGFLEDTVNAIDGRAVHTYHTEGAGGGHAPDIMAIAAEPNVLPSSTNPTRPFTVNTIDEHLDMLMFCHHLNPAVAEDVAFADSRIRAETIAAEDVLHDEGILSMYSSDSQAMGRIGEVVIRAWQTADKMKKMKGKLKDEEGDNDNLRAKRYIAKTTINPAITHGVSNYLGSLEVGKYADIVMYNTPFFAAKPKMVFKGGFIAWSIMGDPNASIPTPEPVFYRPMFGAMGRAVKKTSFTFMSKKSISLGVPEKLGLEKTVLPVSNCRSIGKKDMLWNDKTPEIKIDPETYEVKIDGQIATVDPAKELTLAQRYFMA, encoded by the coding sequence TTGGTTCTAAAATTAACTAAAAAACAATATACTGACCTATATGGTCCAACTAAAGGAGACAAGATTCGATTAGGCGATACTGATCTCATGATCGAGGTTGAAAAAGATCTTATATCCCATGGAGATGAGTGCGTTTTTGGCGGTGGTAAAACAATTCGTGATGGCCTAGCTCAAACTCCTGGTGTCACCAATGCTGCTGGAGCTTTGGACTTTGTTATCACAAATGCAGTAGTTTTAGATCCCGTATTGGGTATAGTAAAGGGAGATATCGGTATCAAGGATGGTAAAATTGCAGGCATAGGGAAAGCAGGAAATCCGTTAACAATGGATGATGTCGATAGAAATCTTGTAATATCAGCATGTACAGAGGCAACAGCAGGTGAGCATACTATTTGTACACCAGGGCACTTTGATACACACATACACATGATTTCACCTCAGCAGTATCTCGATGCCATTAGTAACGGTATATGCAACATGATAGGTGGTGGTACTGGTCCTGCAGATGGTACCAATGCTACTACATGTACGCCGGGTGTATTTAATATTAGTAGGATGTTAGAGGCAGTTGAAGATACTCCTATGAACTGGGGATTCTTAGGAAAAGGTAACGATTCTCATCCCTCTTTGGCCACTCAAATGGAGCAAATTGAGGCAGGTGCATGTGGATTAAAAGATCATGAAGATTGGGGAACCACGCCTGCGGTTTTGGATGCCTCTCTTCGTGCAGCAGACTTAACAGATACTCAGGTTGCAATCCATACAGATTCAATAAACGAATGTGGATTTCTTGAGGATACAGTCAATGCAATTGATGGACGAGCTGTCCATACTTATCATACTGAAGGAGCTGGTGGAGGTCACGCACCAGATATCATGGCCATTGCAGCAGAACCAAATGTATTGCCTTCGTCAACCAATCCAACCAGACCATTTACTGTTAATACAATTGATGAACACCTTGATATGCTCATGTTCTGCCACCATCTTAATCCTGCAGTTGCAGAGGACGTCGCATTTGCAGATTCAAGAATTAGAGCCGAAACTATTGCAGCAGAAGACGTCTTACATGATGAAGGAATTCTTAGCATGTACTCCTCTGATAGTCAGGCTATGGGTAGAATCGGCGAAGTAGTAATACGCGCATGGCAAACAGCAGATAAAATGAAAAAGATGAAAGGAAAGCTAAAGGATGAAGAAGGAGACAATGATAATTTAAGAGCCAAACGCTACATTGCAAAGACAACTATAAATCCAGCTATTACTCATGGTGTTTCTAATTATCTAGGTTCGCTTGAGGTAGGAAAATATGCTGATATCGTAATGTATAACACCCCATTCTTTGCAGCAAAACCAAAAATGGTCTTTAAAGGTGGATTTATTGCTTGGTCTATAATGGGAGATCCAAATGCTTCTATCCCGACACCTGAACCAGTATTTTATAGACCTATGTTTGGTGCCATGGGACGTGCCGTAAAGAAGACATCATTTACATTCATGTCAAAGAAATCAATATCTCTAGGCGTTCCCGAGAAATTAGGTTTAGAAAAAACTGTATTGCCAGTAAGCAATTGTAGAAGCATCGGAAAGAAAGATATGCTGTGGAACGATAAGACACCAGAAATTAAGATCGATCCTGAGACATATGAAGTTAAGATTGATGGACAAATTGCTACTGTAGATCCCGCAAAGGAATTAACCTTAGCACAGAGATACTTTATGGCGTAA
- a CDS encoding urease subunit beta has product MIPGEYVLSEGDVLCNENRKTIKITVKNTGDRPSQIGSHTHFFEVNKVLDFPREQTFGYRLNIPAGTSIRFEPGDSKEVELCELGGSRVCFGFNGLTMGSMKSGNIKKSAFEKAKFYGFKGMGNN; this is encoded by the coding sequence ATGATACCGGGAGAATATGTTTTATCTGAAGGAGATGTTCTATGCAATGAAAACAGAAAGACTATCAAGATTACTGTAAAAAATACCGGTGATAGACCGTCCCAGATTGGTTCACATACGCACTTTTTTGAAGTAAATAAAGTCCTCGATTTTCCAAGAGAACAAACCTTTGGTTATAGGCTGAACATCCCGGCCGGGACTTCTATACGATTTGAACCCGGTGATTCAAAAGAAGTTGAGCTTTGTGAATTAGGTGGTTCAAGAGTATGCTTTGGATTTAATGGATTAACTATGGGAAGTATGAAATCTGGTAATATAAAAAAATCTGCATTTGAAAAAGCCAAGTTCTATGGCTTTAAAGGAATGGGTAATAATTAG
- a CDS encoding urease subunit gamma encodes MMLVPREIEKMMIWTAAQIAEGRKNKGIKLNYPESVAYIANYIVEGAREGKSVAELMTSARNILKRTDVMEGVPEMIHTVQAEATFPDGTKLVTVHDPIQ; translated from the coding sequence ATGATGTTAGTTCCAAGAGAAATTGAAAAGATGATGATTTGGACGGCTGCCCAAATCGCTGAGGGAAGAAAGAACAAAGGAATAAAACTAAACTATCCAGAATCAGTTGCTTATATAGCCAATTATATTGTAGAAGGCGCTCGTGAAGGAAAATCTGTAGCTGAATTAATGACATCTGCGAGAAATATTTTAAAAAGAACAGATGTTATGGAAGGAGTACCTGAAATGATTCATACAGTACAAGCCGAAGCAACGTTTCCAGACGGTACAAAGCTCGTCACTGTTCATGATCCGATTCAATAG
- a CDS encoding urea transporter, whose amino-acid sequence MGIPTFTSGDPILDFFYILFNGISQVPLIASPVTGIFILAGVLLASRKAGVMMVAAGLIGAGMAILLGADFGLVTFGLFGYNSILTGMAFWSGPFVKANRATLTISIFGAAVTAVVWMTFAHLMGDIFSPDLDGGIANSVAIPGFTSSFIFTTWAMMYASKRYGHDIWPEVPQVKEEKIAGSDNPVQLKDENFKWTAKEFIKATLNGVSQVTFVENWKTGIFWVVGLTLAFELAPLITGVQDRPWFTNAYTSQWNEFSPLYLAGLMAFIGSAIGAALSILMKLPTQETRIGLHGFNQVLVMIALTSFIPLTWQTFLMAVLATVACSVVVMPALQRFFGQWGLPALTGPFVFTAWVWLIAIYGFTNIPAGLGWSRPG is encoded by the coding sequence ATGGGCATACCCACATTTACGTCAGGAGATCCAATTCTGGATTTTTTCTATATCCTGTTTAATGGCATATCTCAAGTTCCTCTAATAGCTTCACCAGTAACTGGTATTTTTATCCTTGCAGGAGTGCTATTAGCTTCTCGAAAAGCTGGAGTCATGATGGTGGCCGCTGGGTTGATTGGAGCAGGAATGGCAATATTGTTAGGTGCCGATTTCGGGCTAGTCACATTCGGTCTGTTTGGATATAACTCCATCTTAACTGGAATGGCCTTTTGGTCAGGACCTTTTGTAAAAGCTAATAGAGCGACACTGACTATTTCGATTTTCGGAGCAGCTGTCACCGCGGTTGTTTGGATGACTTTTGCACATCTTATGGGAGATATATTTAGTCCAGATCTAGACGGTGGAATAGCAAATTCTGTTGCCATTCCTGGGTTTACATCATCATTTATCTTTACTACTTGGGCAATGATGTATGCTAGTAAGCGATATGGACATGACATTTGGCCAGAAGTTCCTCAAGTTAAAGAAGAAAAAATTGCAGGAAGTGATAATCCGGTTCAACTAAAAGATGAAAACTTCAAATGGACGGCTAAAGAGTTTATCAAAGCTACTCTCAATGGTGTATCTCAAGTTACTTTTGTTGAGAACTGGAAGACTGGTATATTTTGGGTTGTAGGACTTACTTTAGCTTTTGAATTAGCGCCACTTATAACTGGTGTTCAGGATAGGCCTTGGTTTACGAACGCGTATACTTCACAGTGGAATGAATTTTCGCCTTTATATCTTGCTGGTCTCATGGCTTTTATAGGCTCTGCAATCGGTGCAGCACTATCCATATTGATGAAATTACCCACACAAGAAACGAGGATTGGTTTACATGGTTTTAATCAAGTATTGGTGATGATTGCATTAACCAGCTTTATACCTCTCACATGGCAAACTTTCTTAATGGCTGTACTTGCTACCGTTGCTTGTTCTGTAGTCGTGATGCCTGCACTTCAACGGTTCTTTGGCCAATGGGGACTACCTGCACTTACCGGACCCTTTGTATTTACCGCGTGGGTGTGGTTAATAGCAATATACGGATTCACCAATATTCCTGCAGGACTCGGTTGGTCTAGGCCTGGTTAA
- a CDS encoding sodium:solute symporter family transporter, with protein sequence MSFILPQEIGYLIFIGGGLIMTVLVLLLIFVDTKWLGTRKTYEWFSTAGRNIKSGLLASSIISAWIWAATLLESSTVAYKYGIGGPFWYAAGASIQLILFAVIALELKKRAPFSHTFTEFLYLRLGKFGHKVFLLFALLANFIVTAMLVLGGAVALNTLTGIDITIACFVIPLSIMIYTYFGGLKATFFADYLNTSLIFAVILVLVTSIYFFNPQIGGITGLFESLQLASVINPVEGNSGGSFLTLASIGALIFGIINIIGNFGTVFVGQAFWQRAIASRPKSLIKGFFIGGLVWFAIPFVLATSIGLAGIALHLDLSSSEVSHGLVAPITISTLLGEVGAILILTMLFTAVTCAGSAELVAFSSLFTFDVYRTYFKPSASGRQLMRVSKYSVLAFGFGIGFLSLSLFSMGLNLQYIYLSMGILIGSAVGPISLSLIWKKTNKTSASLSALFGLLAGIFVWFFSAYTLYGDISVSSTSHDIPLLLGNLTSFITGFAFVILGSLIKPDNFNFNITKQRIVVVDERVRSLIKEDNDETLLKKRTLFGYKYGIIFTLVLVIIWPLPLFFSGYVFSFDFFLFWILLSIIWTVAAACFLIFKPLIESKREISTVLSNLAILLRSKVIFRTNRGMLLSSPHSTVNSTLENSTGTNYKRILVAVDGSMPSIRALDYATHFFKSDSIIYALYVIEWSDDSEENTEYDTELLKRVEKEGRLILSSILIKNSRRCERIVKVGDPANRIIKTAHDLNVDIIVLGMRGLGHAGDFGHITRKILSKSNKPVLLLN encoded by the coding sequence TTGTCATTCATATTACCCCAAGAAATTGGTTATCTGATCTTTATTGGGGGTGGTTTGATAATGACGGTGCTAGTATTATTGCTTATTTTTGTAGATACCAAATGGCTTGGGACAAGAAAGACATACGAGTGGTTTTCTACAGCTGGGAGAAATATCAAGAGTGGTTTATTAGCATCATCTATTATTTCTGCTTGGATTTGGGCTGCTACCCTTTTAGAATCGTCCACCGTTGCTTACAAGTACGGGATTGGTGGACCTTTTTGGTATGCAGCAGGAGCGAGTATCCAGCTAATTCTTTTTGCTGTAATTGCCTTGGAGTTGAAAAAAAGGGCACCATTCTCTCATACTTTTACAGAATTTCTATATCTTAGATTGGGAAAGTTTGGTCATAAGGTATTTTTGCTTTTTGCACTGCTGGCCAATTTTATTGTGACTGCCATGCTCGTTTTGGGAGGTGCTGTAGCCTTGAATACTTTAACTGGAATCGATATTACAATAGCTTGTTTTGTGATTCCTTTGAGTATTATGATATACACATACTTTGGAGGTTTGAAGGCTACTTTCTTTGCAGACTATCTAAACACTTCTCTGATTTTTGCTGTAATACTAGTACTAGTAACGAGCATATATTTCTTTAATCCACAGATAGGCGGAATTACAGGATTGTTTGAGAGTCTGCAATTGGCAAGCGTAATTAATCCCGTAGAGGGCAACTCGGGAGGCTCCTTCCTTACTTTAGCTTCAATCGGCGCCCTTATTTTTGGGATAATTAATATAATTGGAAATTTTGGAACTGTTTTTGTTGGCCAGGCTTTCTGGCAGAGAGCCATTGCTTCTCGTCCCAAATCTCTTATTAAGGGATTTTTTATTGGCGGATTGGTTTGGTTTGCTATCCCGTTTGTTCTTGCAACGTCTATAGGACTTGCAGGGATCGCATTGCATTTGGACCTCTCATCATCTGAAGTTAGCCATGGTTTGGTTGCTCCTATAACCATCTCCACACTCCTTGGAGAGGTCGGCGCGATACTTATACTGACCATGCTTTTTACTGCAGTGACATGCGCGGGGTCAGCGGAGCTTGTTGCATTCTCTTCATTATTTACCTTTGATGTATATCGAACCTATTTCAAACCATCTGCTTCTGGTAGACAATTAATGCGGGTATCAAAATATTCAGTCTTAGCGTTTGGGTTTGGGATAGGATTTCTCTCCCTCTCCCTATTTTCCATGGGACTGAATTTACAATACATCTACCTGTCAATGGGCATTTTAATTGGCTCTGCGGTTGGGCCTATTTCATTATCTTTAATATGGAAAAAAACCAACAAAACCTCTGCATCTCTTTCTGCACTATTTGGCCTTTTAGCTGGTATTTTTGTATGGTTTTTTTCGGCATATACTCTGTATGGGGACATTTCTGTCTCGTCTACCAGCCATGATATTCCACTTCTATTAGGTAATCTGACATCTTTTATAACTGGTTTTGCCTTTGTAATTTTGGGTAGTTTGATCAAACCTGACAACTTTAATTTTAATATTACAAAACAACGAATTGTGGTTGTAGATGAAAGGGTCAGGTCATTAATCAAGGAGGATAACGATGAGACGCTCTTAAAAAAGAGAACATTATTTGGATACAAGTACGGTATCATATTTACCCTCGTATTAGTTATAATTTGGCCTTTACCTTTGTTTTTTTCAGGATATGTTTTTTCTTTTGACTTTTTCTTATTTTGGATATTGCTAAGTATAATTTGGACCGTGGCAGCTGCTTGTTTTCTCATCTTTAAACCACTTATTGAATCTAAAAGAGAAATTTCAACGGTCCTGTCAAATCTTGCAATCCTTCTTAGGTCTAAGGTTATATTCAGAACCAATAGAGGTATGCTACTATCTTCTCCCCATAGCACCGTAAATTCTACTTTGGAAAATTCTACTGGTACAAATTACAAACGAATTCTCGTAGCTGTAGATGGTTCGATGCCCTCCATAAGGGCATTGGATTATGCTACTCACTTTTTTAAGTCGGATTCCATAATATACGCTTTATACGTTATTGAATGGTCCGATGATTCGGAAGAGAATACTGAATACGACACAGAGCTATTAAAGAGAGTTGAAAAAGAAGGACGGCTAATATTATCAAGTATTCTTATAAAGAATTCAAGGCGATGTGAAAGAATAGTAAAAGTCGGAGACCCAGCAAATAGAATTATCAAAACTGCTCATGATCTTAATGTAGATATAATCGTTTTGGGAATGCGCGGATTAGGACATGCCGGCGACTTTGGTCATATAACGAGAAAAATATTGTCCAAATCAAATAAGCCTGTATTGTTGCTAAATTAA
- a CDS encoding Lrp/AsnC family transcriptional regulator, producing MIDLVDELILSALSKDARQDLNEIWDFLRNYGHNLSLEEIDSRIKTLEDEKIISRYTISIDTKKVSHKIIRVVLVTFRPSQHLRSRVEGLKKYLEDAPFVLFSGRTRGGYDWITIQVFASPEVADEESDIYRNLFGDIIQTYEVYDFSPLKEPTLNAFTHTEKEYKKFLNEWMPPFIGR from the coding sequence ATGATAGATTTAGTTGACGAGTTGATTCTTTCTGCTTTGAGTAAAGACGCCAGGCAGGACTTGAACGAAATCTGGGATTTTTTAAGAAATTATGGTCATAATTTAAGTCTAGAGGAAATTGATTCGCGTATTAAAACACTTGAAGACGAAAAGATAATATCAAGATACACAATATCTATAGATACTAAAAAGGTTAGTCATAAGATAATTAGAGTTGTTTTAGTTACTTTTAGGCCTTCTCAGCATCTAAGAAGCAGAGTTGAGGGATTAAAGAAATATCTTGAAGATGCTCCTTTTGTATTGTTTTCAGGAAGAACGAGGGGAGGATATGATTGGATCACCATCCAAGTGTTTGCGTCTCCAGAAGTTGCAGATGAGGAGAGCGACATTTATAGAAATTTGTTTGGAGATATCATTCAGACTTATGAGGTATATGACTTTTCTCCTCTAAAGGAACCTACTCTTAATGCATTCACCCATACCGAAAAAGAATACAAAAAGTTCCTAAATGAATGGATGCCACCATTCATTGGACGGTAG
- a CDS encoding ParB/RepB/Spo0J family partition protein, with protein MHVFDTSIVEHIEIKMIRPSQFSIRDKFNDYQEVESLISSIKEHGLLQPILIRPYQNNFEIVAGHRRFYACKSLRWRHIPCKIREMNDKQAFEIQLTENIQRKSMSVLEEAEAFRKYVQDLGWGGVTELAKKIGKSEEYVSHRIQLLKLPQDIKEKIMLNKLSVSQALELTTLSSGNILQFADHIIENELTVRQIREVKSVFSKKGLSGDDLELIANENINLKNIKTLKITKKTTLALKITLARIDSIIEEVQLNFEPEQSTDVISFLMDMRLKIHSLIDDTIRFKNIKINKTTKHLKG; from the coding sequence ATGCATGTATTTGATACTAGTATCGTAGAACATATAGAGATTAAGATGATTCGACCCTCACAGTTTTCTATTAGAGATAAATTTAATGATTATCAAGAGGTAGAATCACTCATTTCGAGTATCAAAGAACATGGACTACTTCAACCTATTCTGATACGCCCTTATCAGAATAATTTTGAAATAGTTGCTGGCCATCGTCGATTCTATGCGTGCAAATCTCTCAGGTGGCGACATATCCCGTGCAAGATTCGGGAAATGAATGACAAACAGGCATTTGAAATTCAATTAACTGAAAATATTCAGCGAAAATCTATGAGTGTGCTAGAGGAAGCTGAGGCCTTTAGAAAATATGTGCAAGATCTAGGCTGGGGGGGTGTTACTGAACTGGCCAAGAAAATAGGAAAAAGTGAGGAATATGTTTCTCATAGAATTCAATTACTCAAACTTCCTCAGGATATCAAGGAAAAAATCATGCTAAACAAACTAAGCGTAAGTCAAGCGCTTGAATTAACAACTCTTTCTTCAGGTAACATTCTCCAATTTGCCGATCATATTATAGAAAATGAATTGACAGTACGACAAATTAGAGAGGTAAAGTCAGTATTTTCTAAAAAGGGGCTTTCAGGGGATGATCTGGAATTAATTGCTAACGAAAATATTAATCTTAAGAACATTAAAACTTTAAAAATAACTAAAAAAACAACCCTAGCACTAAAAATAACTCTTGCTAGGATAGATAGCATCATAGAGGAGGTGCAACTGAACTTTGAACCAGAACAAAGTACTGATGTCATAAGTTTTCTGATGGATATGAGACTTAAAATTCACTCCTTAATAGACGACACGATTAGATTCAAAAATATTAAAATTAATAAAACAACAAAACACTTGAAAGGTTAA
- a CDS encoding universal stress protein produces the protein MFSRILVGIDGSEYSRNAVNYALDLTSKYESELFLLAIVPSKVHHGDSSGVFGMVAPSYFQEYKKEAEKWFEEIIAHINKNTNIDAKTKVKSEVITTPFSIAASILNYAEERNVELIVIGTRGNSGLKKMLLGSVATDVVTYAYCPVLVIK, from the coding sequence ATGTTTTCCAGAATTCTGGTAGGTATAGATGGATCAGAATACTCCAGAAATGCAGTAAATTATGCTTTAGATTTAACTTCGAAATATGAGTCAGAATTATTTCTTTTAGCCATCGTTCCTTCTAAAGTTCATCATGGTGATTCCTCAGGTGTGTTTGGCATGGTTGCTCCATCTTATTTTCAAGAATACAAAAAGGAAGCAGAAAAATGGTTTGAAGAAATAATAGCTCATATAAATAAGAATACAAACATTGATGCTAAAACTAAGGTAAAATCAGAAGTAATTACTACGCCTTTTTCTATTGCAGCATCGATTCTAAACTATGCAGAAGAAAGAAACGTGGAACTAATAGTTATAGGGACTAGAGGAAACTCTGGTCTAAAGAAAATGTTACTAGGTAGTGTAGCAACAGATGTTGTAACTTATGCCTATTGTCCCGTATTAGTTATCAAGTGA